The Patagioenas fasciata isolate bPatFas1 chromosome 3, bPatFas1.hap1, whole genome shotgun sequence genome contains a region encoding:
- the PAQR8 gene encoding membrane progestin receptor beta — protein sequence MTAILARLSTLSLSGQHLSRLPRLLEDGLPHMPCTVKECEVPQLFREPYIHGGYRPTGQDWRYYFLSLFQKHNEVVNVWTHLLAALAVLLRFKTFAEAEQVPVDAWSLPLLVFVLSSVTYLTCSLLAHLLQSKSELYHYTFYFVDYVGVSIYQYGSALAHFYYSSDQAWYDKFWLFFLPAAAFCGWLSCAGCCYAKYRYRRPYPVMRKMCQVIPAGLAFILDISPVAHRVVLCHLGGCEEDAAWYHTYQILFFLISAYFFSCPVPEKYFPGSCDIIGHGHQIFHAFLAICTLSQLEAILLDYKNRQEIFLKRHGPFSIYLSCISFFGLVACSAITAYILRCRIKASLAKKDS from the coding sequence ATGACGGCCATCCTGGCGCGGCTCAGCACGCTGTCCCTCAGCGGGCAGCATCTCAGCCGCCTCCCCAGGCTGCTGGAGGACGGTCTGCCCCACATGCCCTGCACGGTCAAGGAGTGCGAGGTGCCGCAGCTCTTCCGCGAGCCGTACATCCACGGCGGGTACCGGCCCACCGGCCAGGACTGGCGCTACTACTTCCTCAGCCTTTTCCAGAAGCACAACGAGGTGGTCAACGTGTGGACTCACCTCCTGGCAGCGCTGGCGGTGCTGCTGAGGTTCAAGACCTTTGCGGAGGCTGAGCAGGTACCCGTGGACGCGTGGTCCTTGCCTTTGCTCGTCTTTGTCCTCTCCTCTGTCACCTACCTGACATGCAGCCTCTTGGCCCACCTCCTGCAGTCCAAATCGGAGCTGTACCACTACACCTTCTACTTCGTGGACTACGTTGGAGTCAGCATCTACCAGTACGGTAGTGCCTTGGCCCATTTCTACTATAGCTCCGACCAAGCCTGGTATGACAAATTCTGGCTTTTCTTCCTGCCGGCGGCTGCTTTCTGTGGCTGGTTGTCCTGTGCCGGCTGCTGCTACGCGAAATATCGGTACCGCCGGCCTTACCCCGTCatgaggaagatgtgccaggtgaTCCCAGCAGGGCTGGCGTTCATCTTGGATATCAGTCCCGTCGCCCATCGGGTGGTTCTGTGTCACCTGGGAGGCTGTGAGGAAGATGCCGCTTGGTACCACACGTACCAGATACTGTTTTTCCTCATCAGCGCTTATTTCTTCTCCTGCCCCGTCCCTGAGAAGTACTTCCCTGGCTCCTGTGATATCATTGGCCATGGCCACCAGATCTTCCACGCCTTCCTGGCCATCTGCACCCTGTCACAGCTGGAAGCCATTCTGTTGGATTACAAGAACAGGCAGGAGATTTTCCTGAAAAGACATGggcctttctccatttatctcTCTTGCATCTCTTTTTTTGGCCTGGTGGCTTGTAGTGCCATCACAGCTTACATCCTGCGGTGTAGGATCAAGGCCAGCCTGGCTAAAAAAGACTCCTGA
- the EFHC1 gene encoding LOW QUALITY PROTEIN: EF-hand domain-containing protein 1 (The sequence of the model RefSeq protein was modified relative to this genomic sequence to represent the inferred CDS: deleted 1 base in 1 codon) codes for MSSEPGPGLPFLPGYAFRDPMKTSFHRSQTLGYRNGFAFSRLPTVGAGGERLHVNQLSQAELDDLSNARPVLTYGPAKPAPPSGFVPAHVAFDKKILKFDAYFQEDVPLSQQEHYRIRQVGIYYYLEDDSMTVIEPFVDNAGFRQGTLLRRHRVPKNDQGEHYHWKDLNRGMNITMYGRTYRIVDCDRFTQVFLESQGIELNPPEEMVFDPYIEMRRTPMRKYITPSDFDQFKQFLTYDKQVLRFYAIWDDTNNMFGEKRSCVIHYYLADDTVEVREVYKQNDGKDRFPVLIRRQRLPKTLVEKTKNFPSCVMEISDHEVLEWYTAKDFAVGRSTTLLGRTFFIYDCDEFTRNFYRDKFGITDFQPVEMEKKPPEEVPQVIPPYNGFGMLEDSLQNCFSLIPKPPRKDIAKMLENDKKVLRYQVALESPNPEDRKRRFILSYFLSDDMISIYEPPVRNSGIIGGKYLRKTRVAKPGSTTENATYYEPSDLIIGSTIEVFGHRFVITDADEYVLNYMESNAERFPAATLQSLRDHIRPQQVGKEAANSDIPTLGTSRQELDDLIMQVREELKLHKHLNIDNVRKELLQCDQDGSGIVDKGTFLAALESTCVPTNALLVNKLIDLCSCGEDKINYRDFLRALPSDLPPEDEEQDQQYHSYELSLRHHTSKRMLWSSPLLHSLSPFLSLLEPTNSTLTLTFVPSRPLPALLAAAKLNLATGY; via the exons ATGAGCTCGGAGCCGGGGCCGGGTCTGCCCTTCCTCCCGGGCTACGCCTTCCGGGACCCCATG AAAACGTCTTTCCATCGGTCGCAGACTCTGGGCTACAGAAATGGATTCGCCTTTTCTCGGCTGCCGACGGTGGGGGCCGGCGGGGAGCGGCTCCACGTCAATCAGCTTTCTCAAGCTGAATTAGATGATTTATCCAATGCGAGACCCGTGCTGACCTATGGGCCGGCCAAGCCGGCTCCACCTTCGGGCTTCGTTCCAGCACACGTGGCTTTTGACAAAAAG ATTTTGAAGTTTGATGCCTATTTCCAGGAAGACGTTCCTCTCTCTCAACAAGAGCATTACCGGATCCGCCAAGTGGGTATCTATTACTATTTGGAAGATGACAGCATGACCGTCATCGAGCCTTTCGTGGACAACGCGGGTTTTCGCCAAGGCACTCTTCTCCGACGCCACCGTGTGCCCAAGAACGACCAGGGGGAGCATTACCACTGGAAAGATCTGAATCGGGGCATGAACATCACCATGTATGGCAGGACGTACCGCATCGTCGACTGCGACCGATTCACACAG GTGTTCCTGGAGAGCCAAGGAATTGAGCTGAACCCTCCAGAGGAGATGGTTTTCGATCCCTACATAGAAATGCGTCGGACGCCTATGCGCAAGTACATCACACCTTCAGATTTCGACCAGTTCAAGCAGTTTCTGACTTACGACAAGCAG GTCCTTCGCTTCTACGCCATTTGGGACGACACCAACAACATGTTTGGTGAGAAACGGTCTTGTGTCATCCATTACTACCTGGCAGATGACACAGTGGAGGTTCGGGAAGTCTACAAGCAAAATGATGGCAAAGATCGATTCCCAGTACTGATAAGACGCCAACGCTTGCCCAAAACCTTAGTGGAAAAGACAA AGAACTTCCCAAGCTGTGTGATGGAGATCTCCGATCACGAGGTACTGGAGTGGTACACAGCTAAAGATTTTGCGGTCGGCAGGTCTACCACCCTCCTCGGACGCACCTTCTTCATCTATGATTGCGATGAGTTCACACGAAACTTCTACCGTGACAAATTTGGCATCACAGACTTCCAGCCGGTGGAAATGGAGAAGAAACCACCTGAGGAAGTCCCGCAG GTAATTCCTCCCTATAATGGTTTTGGCATGCTCGAAGACTCTCTTCAGAACTGCTTTTCTCTGATTCCAAAGCCTCCCCGGAAAGATATCGCTAAAATGCTAGAGAATGACAAGAAGGTGCTGCGATACCAGGTGGCCCTG GAGTCACCAAACCCTGAGGACAGAAAGCGTCGTTTCATCCTCTCATATTTCCTCTCAGATGACATGATCAGTATCTATGAACCCCCAGTCCGTAACTCTGGCATTATCGGAGGCAAATACTTAAGAAAGACCAGAGTCGCCAAGCCAGGCTCTACTACAGAGAATGCCACGTACTATGAGCCCTCTGACCTCATCATTGGTTCGACAATTGAAG TGTTTGGCCACAGGTTTGTTATCACCGACGCTGATGAATACGTGCTTAATTACATGGAGAGCAATGCAGAGCGTTTCCCTGCGGCCACGCTGCAGTCCCTGAGGGATCATATTCGCCCGCAGCAGGTGGGGAAGGAGGCTGCCAACAG CGACATCCCCACACTTGGGACCAGCAGGCAGGAACTGGATGACTTAATTATGCAGGTTCGGGAAGAGCTGAAGCTCCATAAGCACTTGAACATCGACAATGTTCGCAAGGAGCTTCTTCAGTGCGACCaggatggctctggcattgtggacaaagggACGTTTTTAGCCGCCCTTGAGAGCACGTGTGTGCCGACCAACGCCTTGCTGGTTAACAAG CTGATTGACCTATGTTCTTGTGGAGAAGACAAGATAAACTACCGTGACTTCCTTAGAGCTCTACCCTCC GATCTTCCCCCAGAAGATGAAGAACAAGACCAGCAATACCATTCTTATGAGCTGAGTTTAAGACATCATACTTCAAAAAGGATGCTCTGGTCGTCACCCTTGCTTCACTCGCTGTCCCCCTTTCTGTCCCTACTAGAACCAACTAATTCCACCCTCACTTTGACTTTTGTTCCTTCCAGACCTCTCCCCGCCCTTTTAGCTGCTGCCAAACTCAACCTCGCAACTGGATATTGA